TTCGTGAAGATGATATATGGAGAGCATTAGGCATGCTTTAATTTTGGTAATCTAACAAGCAGACGCTATTTCGCCTTGTAATGCCTGCCAAGCCCTTAATTCCTGTATAATTTGGTTCCAACTGGTTCGCACGAAGTCCACTTTCGAGAAAATCAAACTTAAATTTGCTATAATTAGAATATGAAAAACATTAAACCTTTTATTATTATTCTGTTGGCTTTTGTCGTAGTGATGCCGGTGATTTCTTTAGCGCAGACTACGAATATTTCCGGAACGGCCGTTTCAGTCCCGCCGACGGCTATTCAGGCGGTACCTACCGAAACAAAGTCGGCTCCAGTGTCAAACACAGTTACTACTCAGGTGATGCCTGCCGAAACGAAATCAGTTTCAACGTCAAACACTGCTACTACTAAATGCGGAGTGAATAGTTTTTCCGTTTCCAATGAATGCGGCGTTGGCGCTTTTAAAAATTCCTATGTCCAATGTTATGACGGATATACGGAAAATCAGGGAGGGGATAGTTCCTGTAAACCTTCCTCGCTTTGGCAGGAATATGCCAAAAGCGTTTGCGTTAATCATTGCGCGATCACCAATACAACCACAAACACGAAGTCATCTGCTCCCAGCGCCGGTTCTTCTGCCGGTTCTTCCAGTGGGCAGAATGTTCCGATAACTTCAACGAAAACCGTTTCCCCGGGAATTCCCGTTACGGCGGCTACCCCTCAGGTCATTTCCGTTTGTTATATCGGCAATGATTTGATGAAACAATATGATATTCTTCTCTCCGACCTTCAGACGACCCAAGCCAATGGCGACACGGAAAAAAGCGATGCGATAACTCAAAGAATTTTGGAACTCAAAAAACAAATTACCGCAAGCAAAGAAAGGTGTAATACTGCGACAACACAATTGCAATCGCCCACCGTTGTTCAGTCGACGCTGACAATTTCTCCCGCTACCGCTACGGCAGTAGAAGTGAACCGATGCGGCGAAGTCAAACAATGGCAAGAAAAAATTATTTATTATCAAGAGTTGAACGCGTTGAGTGACACCGAGTTAAAGAACAAAACCGGTCTTTCAAGAGACGGAATCAAAAACAATCTGACTAATTTGGAAGATGGCCTCCAAAAAGTAAAAGCGCAGTGTAGTCTTCAAACTGTGGCTGGCGTTTCAAGTGTTTCTAACCGGGCGATAATCGCCGAGCCGGTAAAACCGGTGGCAATCCAATCGGCCCAAGAAATAGACACTTATTATAAAGCCAAAATTGAAAATATCAGCGCCATTCAAAACACCTCGCAACAAGTTAAAGAGCTTCAGACCTTAAAGTATGAAAAAACCCAGATGGTCGGCGATTTGATTAAAAACCGGAACGAAATTGAAGCGAGTGAAATTAATCAAGTGGCTACGGATATAAAAGTCAGTAAAAATGAAATGAAAATTGATAACGTGATAATAGTGGAGGCCACCGGAAAAAGAATATTGCTTAACGTGGGGGACAGGCCGATAAGCGTGGAATCCAACGGGAGCATTGTCATTATTAAAGATAAAAATCTGGAAGTCACAACTGACAATGTTTCCATATCCGATAATTTACTGAAAATAGGAAATGTTGAAGTTAAGATGACGGCCAGCCAGGCGGCGGAAAAATTAAATATTGCGCCGACAGCCGTCCAACTAACCACAGAGAATGACCAGCCGGTATATAAAATGGAAGTCAGCGAATCAAGAAACCTTTTCGGATTCATAAAAATAAATACCGGGAATACGCAGACCGTCAGCGCTGACAACGGAAATTTAATAAGTGAAAAACGCCCCTGGTATTATTTCCTGACCACGAAATAGTTTTCCGCGCAAGTTTATGAAAAACAAAAAGATTATTATTGTTTTGGCAATTATCGGCGTCATATTGGCGGTCTTAATCGGCGTTTATTTCCTATTTTTTCAGAAAACCGCGCAACTGAATTTGAACAACACGGCGGAAGAGACCGCGGATAACGCAACGGAAAATCAAACACCGACAACGAATCAAGGAAAAACAGAAAATGGCATTGTAACAGATAATCAGCCCAGCCCCGAACAATCTCAAAATAAAATAATAACCGATGATTTTTCCATTAATCTTCCTCCGGGCTGGTCAAAAACCGAAGCCGCGGCCGGGGTTTCGGCAATGGCTTTTGACACGAATGAAATCATAAAAGATTCCGCGGCCCAAAAAATTAATTTCAAAAGTTATTTGGCGGTGGTTTTTGACGCGCTTCAGGGAAAAACTCTGGATGAATACCTGCAGAACCTTAAAAACTCGCTTCTGCAAACTATTCCGAATACTGTTTTCACTAAAGAACAGGATATGACAATAAGCGGCAAACTCGGCCATGCAATGGAAGTGGAACTTTCTCAACAAGGAGTAAATTTCAAAATTTTGACGGTATTCGTCAAGGATGAAAAAGAAGAAAATGTCTGGATTATAACTTTCAACACGATTAAAAGCAGTTGGGATGGATATAAAGAATCTTTTTATAACACCGCGAATAGTTTTGTTTTGAAAAAATAATTACCTCAGGGTTATCCACAATCCCACCGCGCTGTTTATTTAATGGATTTTTGCTATACTTAAATCAGTGAACAAAAAGGTCGAAAAAATATAATTTAGAAAATTAAAATTAAAAAATTATGGCACAATTATTACAAAGTTGGGGTGATGTTACCTTGCAGGCCTTGAGCAATCTTTGGATTCAGGTGTTGGGCGTTATTCCGATGATATTAGGAGCGTTGATAATTTTTGTTGTCGGTTTGATCGTCGCTTCGGTTTTGGACATGATAGTGATAAAAGTTGTCCGCTTGATAAAATTGGATAATCTTTTGATGCGCTCGGGATTGGAGGAGTACTTGAAACGGGGCGGTTGGAAGCTTGATACCGGAAAATTCCTGGGAAAGATTGTTTATTGGTTTGTGGTTATCGCGTTTGTCCTGGCTGCTTCCGATATTTTGAAATTTTACGCTTTCTCCGGTTTCCTCAGCTCAATTCTTAATTACATTCCCAACATCATTATAGCCGTTTTGATTTCATTGACGGCCTTCATTATTGCCGGATTCCTCAAATCAATAGTTAAGGTTTCCGTTGCCGGCGCCCGGTTTGAAGTAGCGCACTTTTTAGGCGCTCTTGCCTGGTGGACAGTGGTGGTTTTCGGATCATTGGCCGCTTTGGCGCAATTGGGGATTGCCAGCAGTTTGTTCAATATAATCATTTCCGGTTTGGTGGCTATGTTTGCCTTGGCCGGCGGAATCGCTTTCGGCTTAGGAGGCAAAGATTATGCTTCTCATCTTCTTAATAAAATGAAAGATGAAATAGAGCATAAAAGATAAAAGTTAAGTTAATCAACCCCGCATCTTTTCTGGATTATTTCACGTACGAATTCGCGAAAGCGAAATTCGTATCCAGAAAAGATGCGGGGTTGACAAAGTTTATAATTTACCCAATACTTTATACATATATGTATATTTTTCACTATAACGGGCGAGGTGAAAAACTTTATTAAGTTAAAGTTTGTTGTATACCCCGCCTGAAAACGGCGGGAATTTTATTTTTATAGCCGGACAATTTGCCCCCAGACCAATTAAGCATTAATGTCTACCGTAAAAAATAAATGCTCAATCGGTGTGTGGGTAAAGAAGAAAAGATTGAATCGGAAAGAAATTTAAAAAATTAATATGACCCCCGTGCCAAGTCTTTTTTTTGGCGCGGAATTAAATTAGACAATTTTTTGAGGTAGAGAATTAATAAGGGTATATGGTGGATGCCTTGACACAAAGTGGCGATGAAGGACGTGGCGTAGCTGCGATAAGCCTCGGTGAGGTGCCTAGCAACCTTTGACCCGGGGATTTCCGAATAGGGAAACCTATTTGCATAAAATGCAAATGATTCCAAATATAAATTTTGGAATAGCAGACCCGCTGAAGTGAAACATCTCAGTAAGCGGAGGAACAAAAAAAAGATTTTTATTCCCTGAGTAGCGGCGAGCGAAACGGGAAGAGCCTAAATTTGTTAAAATTTTCGCAAGAAGATTTTAATGAACGTTGCAAGATGGAAATTTTTCTTAAGTTTTAAAGCTTGAAACTTAAGATAAGAGTTACAAATTTGTTGGCTAGTCGAAACCGTTGGAAAGCGGTGCCAAAGAGAGTGATAGCCTCGTAGACAAAAGTCGGCAAACTCTTAGTTTTTCATTCTTAAGTACTCCGAGGCCAGACAACCTCGGAGGAATCCAGGAGTACTATCTCCTAAGGCTAAATACACTTTGTGATCGATAGTGAACAAGTACCGTGAGGGAAAGGTGAAAAATAGGCCGTTGAGGCCGGTGAAATAGAATCTGAAACCATATACTTACAAGGACTCGGAGCCTTACAATTTCGCAAGAAATAACGGGTGACGAGGTGCCTATTGAAGAATGAGCCAACGACTTTATTTGCATTGCAAGTTTAACCTCGCGAAGCGAGGGAAGCGAAGGGAAACCAAGTGTTAATAGCGCTAATAGCAGTGCGAGTAAGACCCGAAGCCAAGCGAGCTTGTCCTGGTCAGGATGAAGGCCGAAGAAATTCGGCTGGAGGTCCGAACCGGTGAGCCGTTCAACACTCTCGGATGAACTGGGATAAGAAGTGAAAAGCTAATCGAGCTTGGTAATAGCTGGTTCTCTCCAAAATAGTTTTAGGACTAGCGTCGGATAAATAGATTTCTGGGGGTAGAGCACTGGATGATTTGTAAAGGACGAAAGTTCGACAAATCAATCAAACTCCGAATACCAGATTTTGTTCTCCGGCAGTCAGACTACGGGGGCTAAGCTCCGTGGTCGCGAGGGAAAAAGCCCTGACCGCCGTCTAAGGTCCCAAAATGTATGCTAAGTGTTAAAGAAAGTCTCCAACCAGAGACAAATAGGAGGTTGGCTTAGAGGTAGCCATCCTTTAAAGAGTGTGTAACAACTCACTATCCGATGGTTGGGGGCGTCTAAAATTTATCGGGGCTAAGCATACTACCGAAGACGCGGATTCGTTTTTTGTTTACAAAAAACGAGTGATAGGAGAGCATTTCCAGCCGCTGTGAAGGTTGACCCGCGAGGGCGACTGGAGCGCTGGGAAGAGAGAATGTTGGCATGAGTAATCACAAATCAGATGAGAAATCTGATCCCCGAAAATCCAAGGTTTCCTCCGCAACGAAAATCGACGGAGGGTTAGGCGGCCCTAAGGCAATGGCGAAAGCCGCAGCTGAAGGACAGTCGGTTGATATTCCGACCTGCCCATTAATTATCGATGGAGTGACAAAGAAAATAAAATCGCGCGCCTTAATGGTTTGGCGTCATTAATAATAAGATTGGGCATCCAGGAAAATCCGGGTGCAAGCCTTTAGTGGCACCCAATCGTTTATCGAAGTAAGGCTAAGTTTTTACTTGGCTAATGCGATTGAAGAGTCTTTCAAGAAAACCTTCTAAGAGTTATGTTAATGGGCTCCGTACCGTAAACCGCCACAGGTGGGTGAGGCGAGGAGCCTCAGGGGAACGGGTAATTCTTCGTTAAGGAACTCGGCAAAAAAGCAGACGTAAGTTCGCAATATGTCTTGGCTGACGCAAGTCAGCCCGCAGCGAAAGAATCTCTGGCGACTGTTTACCAAAAACACAGCTCCCTGCTAACTCGTAAGAGGATGTATAGGGGGTGACGCCTGACCGATGCGAGAAGGTTAACGGCGGGAGTGCTCTGACGCAAGTTGGAGTGCCCACTGCCCGAAGCCCTCGTCAATGTCCGCAGTAACTATAACTGTGTTAAAGTAGCGCAATTCCTTTTCAGGTAAGTTCTGAAGCGCACGAATGGCGTAACGATCGGAGAACTGTCTCAACGAAGAGCCCGATGAAAATGCGATTCCCGTGAAGACGCGGGGTACTGGCAGTAAGACGAAAAGACCCCGGGAGCTTTACTGCAGCTTGATATTGTTTTTAGAACTTTAATGCGTAGTGTAGTGGGTAGGCTTTGAAGTTTCGCTTTCGGGCGGAATGGAGCCGACAATGAAACACCCATCTTTCGAGTTTTAAAATCTAATCTGAACGGCAAAAACGTTCGGAGACACTGTCTGGCGGGCAGTTTTAATGGGGCGTTATCCTCCTAAAGAGTAACGGAGGAGTTTATTAAGGTCGGCTTAGCCCGGATGGAAATCGGGCTGGACGCGTAAAGGCAAAAGCCGGCTTAACTGCAAGACTGACAAGTCGCGCAGATGCGAAAGCAGAACTTAGTGACCCGACGATTCTTTATAGAAAGGTCGGAGACACCGGATAAAAGCTACCCCGGGGATAACAGGCTGGTGGAGCCCGAGAGTCCATATCGACGGCTCCGCTCGGCACCTCGATGTCGGCTCACCCTATCCTGGGACTGAAGAAGGCCCCAAGGGTTTGGCTGTTCGCCAATTAAAAGGGTACGCGAGCTGGGTTCAAACCGTTGAGTTCATAAACATAATTACGGTAATTGCCGTAATTACAGTAATTACTGTAATTTTTATGAATTGAACGGTTTGAATCCGAGGATTATGACATCAATCACGGCGGTTATAGAAAGTAATTTCTATATTCCAATAGTTTAATTAATTTAGCTAACTAATATCGGTGGAACCCTAATTGATGATTAGGGCAATACCGAGGGAATTCTTTATAAATTAAAGAAGCCCGTAGAGACTAAGCGTTAGCCTCCGCCAAAATTTTGTAAAAAAATGGGCGGATGAAGATATAGTCCAATACACTTAGTAATAAGTGACCAATATGCGTGAGACAGGTTGGTCTCTATCTACTGTCAGCGATGAATACTTGAGGGAAGTCGACTCTAGTAAACAAAATTTGCTACTTTCCGAAGTAATTCGGATTGAAAATTCGGCTAATAACGGTGAAATCTTACCATTTAATTATTACAATCGGTCTTGTGATAATTTACTTGAGGACCAAGAAATGCTAAGATAATACCGTGGGAAGTCAATCTAAAATCAACTTAGCTTATATAGCTGGATTTCTTGATGGCGATGGAAGCTTAATGCTTCAAATCAAAAAACGTAAAGAGGGGAATATATCCAAGAGGCGTTTCATGCTAACGATTTGTTTTTATCAAGATTCGCGCCATGATAAGCCCCTTTTATGGATTAGAAAAATTTTGGGAATAGGTTATCTTTCCAAAAGAAAAGACGGAATGTCGGAATTAAGAATCAATGGCTTCCGCCAAACGGAAAAGATAATCAAATCTCTGTCGCCGTTCATTAAATTCAAGAAAGTCCAAGCTAAAATTCTTTTGGCATCGGCGAAGTTGCTTCAAAAAAGCAAACTAACCGGTAACGAATTAAAGAGATTGGTTGATAATATTCTGAAAATTCAATCAGAAAATTACACAACTAAAAGAAAGAAAACCAAAAGAGAATTGCTAAAAAATTTAGGTTTGACCCCGTAACGACTGAATTCCGCCGATTGGCGGATGAAGATAATATCAATTTTGATATTATAATACGCCGGCCCCGCTAAAATTTTATTTTTGTAAAAATTTAGGCGGGTGAAGATATAGTCTGCGCACATAGTGATATGTGAATTCGTGACGAGAGGACCGAGTTGAACGAACCTCTGGTCTACCGGCTTCAGCACCTGCTGAACCGCCGGGTAGCTATGTTCGGCCGGGATAAGCGTTGAAAGCATCTAAACGCGAAGCCCCTCCCAAGATTAAGTATCACTAAATAATTTATTATTTAGGTGGTCCCCAGAAGATTACTGGGTTGATAGGCCTTAGGTGTAAGCTCCGTAAGGAGTTCAGCCGAGAGGTACTAATAGACCATCTATTCTCTACCTCAAAAAGTTGTCTAAAATCGTGCTTCACTATTGTTCGGCATAAATCGGCTTTATCAGCATTTATCAGCGTCAGTGGCGAGCGATAGCGAGGCACGAAAATATTCCTCGGTGATACAGTTTATGGTGTCCTACCCGTTCCCATTCCGAACACGGAAGTAAAAGCCATAAACGCCAATGATAGTCCTTCGGGGCGAAAGTAGGCTTTGCCGGGGATTTTTATTTTAATATTTTAGTATTTAGTTGTAATATTTATATATGACCCCTCGCTTGGTTAAACAACTGCTTTACGGCGCTTTCTATTTTTTAATAATATTTATTATTTTTTGGCTGATTTATATTTTATTTTTGAAACCCGCGCCCACTTGTTCCGATGGACATCGGAATCAAAACGAAATCGGCATTGATTGTGGCGGATTTTGTCCGTCCTGTGAATTAACCCAATTGAAAAATTTGGCGGGTGATTGGGCTTTAGTTTTGCCGGCTGGAGAAAACGGGATAACGCTGTTGGCTGAGATTACTAATCCCAATTTGAATTTCGGGGCTGAAAGTTTTTCTTACCAATTCAAAATCATCGGCCCTTTCGGCTTACTGAAAACCGTTGGAGGTCAGTCATCTATTTACAGCGGCGAAATAAAATATTTAATAGCAACCGCCGTTCCGGTTAATCCTCAAGACGCAAAACGGGTGGAACTGGAAATATCTGCCTCCAGTACTGTTTGGCAATCGCAGGAAAAAATGCCCAAACCTGATTTAGCGAATCCCTCTCATCAAACAGTAATTTCAAACGGAAGCGTAATAGTGAAAGGTATTATTAGAAATAAAAGTCCTCTTTTAATATCTCAAACAAAAATCATAGCCCTTATTTATAATTTTGATGGAAGCCAAATCCTAAACGCGTCTTACACAACCTTAGCTGGCCTCAAAGGGGATGAACAGCGGGCCTTTTCCATTGGATTCCCGAAAGGCGATTGGACCAAAAAAATAGATACAAACAGAACCAAGATTTTTATTGAACCCCAAATTACCAAATTACAGTAATTACAGTAATTGCCGTAATTACGGTAATTAAATTTTTATGTTTAAGAAACTTGATTGGTGGCTTATCGGCGCTTTGATTTTTATGGCCGCGGCCAGTTTAATATCGCTTTCGTCTACCAAACCGGCGCTTTTTCAAATCCAACTTATTTGGTACGCATTGAGCTTTTTGATTATTTTTTTTGCGGCAAAAATTAACTGGCGTTGGCTTATAACCCAAAATTGGTTTTTGCTGTCTTTCTATTGGCTGACGATCATTTTATTGATTGCCGCCTTTTTTTTCAGGCCTATCCGAGGCGCCCAAAGCTGGTTGATAATCGGAAATTTCCAGTTTCAGCCATCGGAATTGGCAAAAATTTCCCTGATTCTTATTTTCGCCAGTTTTTTCTCGCGCCGTTATCTTGAAGTTTCATTGATTAAAAACATAGCCGCTTCATTTTTTTATTTTTTTATTCCGGCGGCGCTGGTAGCGCTTCAACCGGCTTTGGGTATGGCTATAATTTTTTTCGGTATTTGGTTCAGTTTTTTGATAGTAAGCGGCTTGAAATGGCAGAGGATTTTCGCCAGTTTTTTAATTTTTATTTTGGTATTTTCTTTTCTTTGGATGACTTTTCTGAGGCCCTACCAGAAAGAAAGGGTTTTGGGATTTATCTTTCCGGACCGGAATCCTTTGGGAACGAATTATAATGTCATTCAGTCAAAAATCGCCATCGGTTCGGCGGGATTATTCGGAAAAGGCTTCCAGCAGGGGACGCAAAGCCGGCTGGGTTTTCTGCCTGAAGCCCAAACCGATTTTATTTTTTCCGCTTTCGTGGAAGAATGGGGATTGGTCGGCGGCCTTCTTTTGATTGCCGCTTTTTTGCTGATTATTTTCAGAATAATTAAAATTGGCATCAAATCGGAAGGCAACTGCGCCAAATTTATTTGTTTGGGCGCCGCTATCGCCCTCGGTTCGCAATTTTTCTTTAATATCGGTTCTTGTCTGGGGCTTTCACCGGTGGTGGGGATAACTTTTCCTTTTTTCAGTTACGGAGGATCTAGCTTATTGACTAACGCTTTGCTCATCGGTATAATACAAAATATTGCAATTGAATCCTCGTTTTAACAAAAGGGTGAGTTTTATTTTGGTTGGCGGAATAATACTGGCAGCAGTCCTGATTTTGTTTTCTGTTTTTTATTTTAACGGGTTGAAGCCGATAGGTTCGGATATAAAATTTGAATTGAAAATTGAAAAAGGGCAGGGATTGAAAGAAATTTCCGCCGCTCTTTCTCAAGCCCGGATAATCCGCTCAATAACTGTTTTTAAACTTTACGCTATTTTTACGGGCAAAGCCCGGCATTTGAAATCAGGCATTTATCAATTGAACGGCCGCTTGAGCGTTCCGGAAATAATTAATTTTTTGATTGATGATTCAAGCCAAGAAGTTTCCATCACTATCACTGAAGGCTCAACTCTTAAAGAAATAGACCGGATTTTGAGTTCGGCAAATATTATCCCAAAAAATTCATTAGTTAGTTTTTATTTTCCCGTCCATGGCGGGTCCGCCGCAGGCGGAAAAAATGACGAACTAATAAAAGCTTATCCTTTCTTGGAAGGTATTGACAATTTAGAGGGTTTCCTTTATCCTGATACTTATCGTTTCAAAATTGACTCTTCAGTCGAAGAGGCAGCTAAAAAATTTTTTGATAATTTTCAGAACAAAGCTTGGCCGTTAATAAGCCAAAAAAATAATTGGTATCAAATTTTGATTTTAGCTTCTATTTTAGAGAAAGAAGTTCCGGTTTTTAACGATCAGCAACTGGTGGCGGGGATTCTCAATAAGCGGATAAAAGTGGGAATGCCTATCCAAGTTGACGCGACTGTTCTTTATACTAAATGCCAAGGGGATTTTTATTCCTGTTCTCAGCGTAAGTTATCAACGGGCGATTTGAAATTGGATTCGCCTTATAACACTTATTTGAATTTAGGCTTGCCGCCGACACCCATTGCCAATCCTGGTCAGATGGCGATACAGGCCGCTTTAAGTCCTAAGGCTTCAAATTATTGGTTTTATCTTTCAGATTCCCAAACGAAAGAAACGATTTTTTCCGAAACTCTGGAAGATCAAAACAAAAATCGTCAAAAATATCTATAAAATTATTTAAGATTAAGATGAATTCTTTAACAAAGAAAAATTTCTCTTCTTATCAAAAA
The window above is part of the bacterium genome. Proteins encoded here:
- a CDS encoding type II secretion system protein, encoding MKNKKIIIVLAIIGVILAVLIGVYFLFFQKTAQLNLNNTAEETADNATENQTPTTNQGKTENGIVTDNQPSPEQSQNKIITDDFSINLPPGWSKTEAAAGVSAMAFDTNEIIKDSAAQKINFKSYLAVVFDALQGKTLDEYLQNLKNSLLQTIPNTVFTKEQDMTISGKLGHAMEVELSQQGVNFKILTVFVKDEKEENVWIITFNTIKSSWDGYKESFYNTANSFVLKK
- a CDS encoding FtsW/RodA/SpoVE family cell cycle protein gives rise to the protein MFKKLDWWLIGALIFMAAASLISLSSTKPALFQIQLIWYALSFLIIFFAAKINWRWLITQNWFLLSFYWLTIILLIAAFFFRPIRGAQSWLIIGNFQFQPSELAKISLILIFASFFSRRYLEVSLIKNIAASFFYFFIPAALVALQPALGMAIIFFGIWFSFLIVSGLKWQRIFASFLIFILVFSFLWMTFLRPYQKERVLGFIFPDRNPLGTNYNVIQSKIAIGSAGLFGKGFQQGTQSRLGFLPEAQTDFIFSAFVEEWGLVGGLLLIAAFLLIIFRIIKIGIKSEGNCAKFICLGAAIALGSQFFFNIGSCLGLSPVVGITFPFFSYGGSSLLTNALLIGIIQNIAIESSF
- the mltG gene encoding endolytic transglycosylase MltG, with translation MSFILVGGIILAAVLILFSVFYFNGLKPIGSDIKFELKIEKGQGLKEISAALSQARIIRSITVFKLYAIFTGKARHLKSGIYQLNGRLSVPEIINFLIDDSSQEVSITITEGSTLKEIDRILSSANIIPKNSLVSFYFPVHGGSAAGGKNDELIKAYPFLEGIDNLEGFLYPDTYRFKIDSSVEEAAKKFFDNFQNKAWPLISQKNNWYQILILASILEKEVPVFNDQQLVAGILNKRIKVGMPIQVDATVLYTKCQGDFYSCSQRKLSTGDLKLDSPYNTYLNLGLPPTPIANPGQMAIQAALSPKASNYWFYLSDSQTKETIFSETLEDQNKNRQKYL